In Anomaloglossus baeobatrachus isolate aAnoBae1 chromosome 3, aAnoBae1.hap1, whole genome shotgun sequence, one genomic interval encodes:
- the LOC142297404 gene encoding taste receptor type 2 member 40-like — MNFFIVAANFMRWKTAKSFHTGDKILSSLATSRFLFLFNVFVTFLPPLLDFWLNRNLQAMSTMAVVAAFLNSTNLWFTTVLCVFYCVKITNYNWKFFIFLKTRMSTVFPRFLLVSLLISLSSSLPFGWCVYETQIQNLTNLAMENMTLPKDDVHENHHNMFLLFLAGSCPPFLIFLVADFLLLHSLWMHTRRMKNSGSSFRSPNLESHFSAVKITLQQ; from the exons ATGAATTTCTTCATTGTGGCTGCCAATTTCATGAGATGGAAAACTGCAAAGTCTTTTCATACTGGTGATAAAATCCTGAGCTCTTTGGCCACTTCCAGATTCTTGTTCCTCTTCAATGTCTTCGTGACTTTCCTTCCTCCTCTACTTGATTTCTGGTTAAACAGAAATCTTCAGGCCATGTCTACAATGGCAGTAGTCGCAGCGTTTCTTAATTCTACTAATCTTTGGTTCACCACAGTCCTCTGTGTCTTCTACTGTGTGAAAATTACAAACTACAACTGGAAGTTCTTCATCTTTCTGAAGACGAGGATGTCCACCGTGTTTCCAAGAttccttctggtttctctactgattTCCTTATCTTCCAGTCTTCCATTTGGCTGGTGCGTTTATGAAACACAGATACAGAATCTAACAAACCTTGCAATGGAAAATATGACTCTACCCAAGGATGACGTCCATGAAAATCATCATAACATGTTCCTGTTGTTCCTCGCAGGCTCCTGTCCACCATTTCTAATATTTTTGGTTGCAGATTTCCTGTTACTCCATTCTCTTTGGATGCACACCAGACGGATGAAAAATTCTGGGTCCAGTTTTCGAAGCCCAAACTTAGAGTCTCACTTTAGTGCCGTAAAGA ttaCACTTCAACAGTGA